The DNA window ccttaattaaaaataaaataaaaatctcaatatatatatcatacCATCACAAACATAGAAACCACAAACTTTTACATataatggaagaagaagaaggagatgaGAGAGAACTTCAACTCCTTCCATCCACACATAATCGCCATAAaccctcttcttcttcatcttcatcaagaTCATCCTCTTTAAAATTCCTAACCAAATCATCATCCTCCCATCCCATGACTTCAGCCTTCTCTTTCCAATACGGATCATCTCTTGACCTACAATTATCCATCAGCCTGCCGGCGCCGAGAAACGGCCGGTCAGAATCCGGCGCCGGAAGTTTGGAGAAACTGAAATGGCAGGCGGCGGAGAACATCAGGTTGGCGGCTATGGAAAAGGCTTATGCTGAACGAGTTAGAGAGATGACTAGGAGAGAGATGGAGTTAGCTCAGTCCGAGTTTGCACGTGCTAGGCACGTGTGGGAAAGGGCTAGAGAAGATGTGGAGAGGGCTGATAAGATTAAAGAGATGGTTACTAGAAGGTTAAATTCTACTTGCATGGAAATTACTTGTCAATCTTGCAGGCAGAAGTTTTGTCCTTaaattgaatttgtttcaaaGTTTGAGGacaaatttgtattaaatatttggTCTCTTATCTAGACAAGGGAGATAAATAAGTGTTAAAGATTAATTTTGAGTTGAAATTAATCTGTATTAtctataaaatttatctttttgttTGGCTCTACTCTACCATTTGAATTATGGAATAATATTCTTGAATTAGTAttgaataattcatttattattattatttttatttaatcatttcaaatttatagaAAGTTACCCATAAATTAactatttgattcatttactaTAACAGGTTGTGTGTTGTGATGCGTTAAACATGGTAATTTGATAACACTGCAgcgtttatatatttttttgaaattaacttATTTGAAAGGTATAATTAACTTAATCATGCATTTGAGAAAACTAGCTAGACTAAAGTATTGAAAATGgtgaaattagaatttattaaaataataataaaaaagaagaagttaaatTCAATATGATAAAGAAAAATAGAAGACTCACACCAAcgtttgtttattaaaatatatagtagattaaaattaaaatgttcaaaatcaaaataagcttattaaaatcaatataattgaCTTTATATCTCAATGATAAAGAATTATAGAAGACTCATCAAACTTTTCATCAAACTTTTCATAAAATTAAGAGATGTTGTGTTTTAATCACTCACATATTCTTCTGAATTTGAAAAACGAGTAATGACATACAAGTGAAAACATTCCTCTAATGATTTCCCTGAAAACTTATGTGTTTCTCTCGAATATAAATCTCCTAGATAAGATAAAAGAATCTCGAATATAAATCTCCTagataagataaaagaaaaattacaaGAACACCAAGTCAAAGAAGTGAAAAAAACTTTTCAATATATGAATCAGTATATCAAGTgtattagtataaaaaaaaaatcacaatgagATCCGAATATCAAAACACAACACAACGGTAaaataaaatgttcaaaataaacttgaatcatcaaaattttatttgcacttctaattaatcaatttgaacaaaaaccaTCCATGTGCATACATACAGTGAGCAATATTCAAGCTGTCAGCAGCTAGCCATGGGATTCAAAAGCTACCTAACTAGATCATGCCCTAGCTAACTAGCTAGCTTTTCTTCAAACTCACATGCCCTAATCATTGAATCTCCATCTATCTTAATCAACACTAgcaaacaagaaaaataaacataaaaagtGGCCAAAGTATCCTATTGAAGAGACTGTTCTTTTTCGTTTTGAAATCTatctattcaaataaattttatacccTCTTTGTATCTCTATATATAAAGAGAAGACACCAAATGATGAATTTGATCAATTGAGGGATTGGGGCTACCTTTATTTCTATTTATCTACCAATAATGCATAATAATGTGATTTGGTTATTTCATAATGAGATAATACCCTTATCTTGTGGGGCTATTTCCTAATAAAAAAGTATCATACACCAAGGTATCATCTTGCCCTTGTGAAAGCTAATTTCTAAACAAatggacaaaaaaaaaagattatgttAAGTATCAACTTTTCTCAACCCAAATCTGAAACATTTAGTCACTGAATTGAAGTAATCAAAATCACAATGATTTCgaaattaatcaaaatcaaagcATATAGTTTGCAAATAATAGAACAATACAAATATAAGTTCAAACAGGCCTAATAATGATGATGTTCAAGAAAACAAGTTTAAATCAAATTTGTCCATAAACACTACTTTAGTTCTTGGCTGCAACTTTTTCTTTGGCCTTCTGAATCTTCAGAACTTTCTTTACGATTTTTTGTTCTTCAACCAAAAATGCTCTGACAATCCTacattcatttaatataataagtcAGACCAAGAAGAAATTCCATCAGATAAGGAATCTACTCAAAATTTATGAATACATGTAGATTCACACaagaaagtgtttccaaataaattaatcaacaGTTTTTAATTGATATCAAGATCAAAACCCAAAATGTGTTTCAAATCATGAAACAGGTGTTTCAAACTCATTACCTTTCTCTTACAGCCCCGCCAGATAAGACACCTCCATAGGCTCGGTTAACAGTCCTCCTGTTTCTAGACAATCTTGACCTCTTGTACTCTGTAGGTCTCAGATGAGGAATCTACAAcaacaagaaagaagaagaatagacAACTCTTAATTCAATTCAATGTTTAAGAGAGACTCATTTTTTCTCTAATTGTAAAAAATCATCACATCAATGAAGATACAAGGAATTCCAACAGACAAGACAGTAAATAGAAACAAATTCAGGATTCAAGAAAAGAATTCATCATTCAAGAATAAAGACAGAAAAACAGTCTTCCCAGTTATGATATTCTACTTCAACTAGCTAATCTAAGATATAAACAATAAGAACCTTAATGAAACTTTCAAGCTCTTCAATTTCTAAAgtaaatctttttattatatacaaaCTCAAACATTAGACTTTTCCATATAACCAGAATGACAAAACCTATAATCTAATCAATACCCACAATTGCTTCTCAAATAGGGAATGAGACATAAACCCAGAATGACAAAACCTATAATCTATTCAATACCCACAATTCCTTCTCAAATGGGTAATAAGACATAGCATTTCATGATCAGattataaccaaaaaaaatattgttcatAACATATCTCAAATCTGAAGATCAAACTTAGATTTTACTTACCCCTTGAATCCTCTTCCCAGTTACAGGACATTTCGGACCACTAGCCCTCTTCTTTGTAGTTTGATAAACTAGCTTTCCTCCTGTTTATTtccaaacaaatcaaacaagatttcagatcaatcaatcaatctacATCGTCAAAAAGAGTAAATTTGGAAATGGGTATTACCAGGAGTTCTTACAACCCTGTGTTGGTTCGATTTCGTGGCATAGCTATGGCGCTTACGGTAAGTTAGCCTCTGCACCATCTTCAATAACCCTTCTCTAGACTCTGCTTGGAAATGGAATGACTGTaaaaaattaggttagatttagTTTTATAAGAAAACTGGTGTATTTTGTCATGTTGGgcctttttaaaaataatctttattgGGCTTGTTTGGAGTTAAAGCTGAGTTGGGTTGGGTCTGGTTCAGAATttgacaaataaatataaatattaggtttatatatatggaaacaaaattttaatttataaatatagtgtaaatacttattatttttattttattttattttattttattttaaacatatatttttatttaattaattattacacgataaattaattaaaatttaatattactcagcaaatttattttatattcaaaaattatttattttaatttttttaaataaattttaaaaataaaataatattataagaatttaactaattaaacttttaaataaattaccttttcaataaaaaaataattaatttaaaaaaaataagtttagtaatgataatgttaaattcatacaataatatatatattaaaattatctaatAAAGGTttgaatctaaaaaataaaaattattataatatttagtaacttaattaaattaaatataaataaaatcattatattgGTTGATTTGGTGGCATAGCTATGCCGCTTAAGGTAGGTTAGCCTATGAATGGAAGCATATTTTGTCTTACAAGTGAAGTTgccttttatttataattttttattcataaaatgatttattttatttataagtacaaaatattaatataataatttattaattaaaattttaataaaattatattttataataaaaaaaacaaagtgatacattaatattaatatatatattatattatattatatatgtaataaaaaatagtgAATATCAAATGACCCATCTCATACCATATTTTCAGTGCCTGCCCTACTTGTGTTAAGCTAGGCAGCCCCAATTAGTGTCACTCCCCTAAGAGGCCccttaaattttctttttcaaattacCCATTCAAAAATATCTAatagaaattattataatatttaattaattaaattaaataatttaggttaattatcatataaaattattaatattttgaatataacatgttaaataaaacaaaaacaatttgtGTATGACACTGTATTGGTTCTTTTGTGACATAGATATAGCACTTCCTATAGATTTGCCTCTACACCATCTTCAAGTTTGTCTTTAGACTCTGCTCTAGAACAGAAAGACAATAATAAATTAGGTTAGagaattatttatatgtaaGTGGGTGTGTTTTGCCAATCAATATTGgcctattatttttatttattatttaaaaagtcatatatttagtttaaaaagaaataattttaatacaaaatattataataattcaataaaataaaaattttaataaattactttttattagtttttttaaaatctttaaaaagtCAACAtgaaatctaaataaataattttggtagGGGTAATGTTAGATTACTAATTAAAATAGAGGTGcagacactcattttttataTCTTCTAAATTTATAACTTTCAAAAAAAGTTGAgcctatttttttattttaaattctctaaatagaaaatatatataaataaaataaaataaagatacatatcctattttattttctaatatgtttaaaatattatagaagtttaaaaaatataaataaaaacatattaaaactctaactctttttatcttttttttattttccattcaTATTATCCTGAATTGTGTTATAGATTAAAATAGATTTATTGTAAACaacaaactaataataaatttgatcaaagaATACAGTTCATGAAACTTTATatcacataaaaaatattacataaatttttgtGTTTAAGTAAGATAAAGTTTCAAGAATAGAAGTTATTTCCTTTAGCTTTTTTACAATGTGTTTGTCTcgaaaaaactattatattttgatttatacaactcaatttataattaattatgaaaaaaaatggataGAATTTAGATAggtagtttaaaatatttttcaataaatttataaaaaaaattaaactaatatgacatataataatttatcaatttataaaaataataataaaataattttaaaatgtaaatatgactaattaaaaaataacaaaataatctaGTTTAATTGGCCctaaagttaaatttttttcttcccAGGTTCTTGTTCTCATtagaaaattgatttattagcatatatttatatttttcattattaattctTTATGATGAGACATATAAAGAGGAATCGCATTTggattattttcattttattattataatatatatatataaataaatgaaagaatCAAAGTACTCACCTAGAACTCGACAAACAATAAATGTTACGTCTGGTTAAGTGGTTGCGAGCTATCTACcgttgtcatatatatatatatatatataaataaatgaatttatattttttaaaataaaattaattagaaataaacaattaattcctaactaatctaattatttttttaagaaaactaattaaatcattttttaaaataaagactaACTTTCCACATAAAAATCTAATTAACTCTCTTTTTAACAATTAATCAACACACTTTGAAAGGAGAAAATCAAGTCTTAAgccttataatttatttttattaaatttaaatattaaataaaaaattattttaatagttatatttaaaaaaaaaaatttaaaaatcaactttttatcatacaaaattttgtataatccaaaatcaaacaaacaactagaaatgaaaatttttaaaattatttattttatcttatatataggCTCATGTttcatttccaaaataaaatatcaatgatatttatcatttttcttttttaatatgttCTAAATATTATAGAagtttaaaatatgtatatataaagattaataTAGAGATAAATCTAATATCGATCAAAGAAAACGGATTAAAACTTTAGAAGATGCTCTTAAAAGTATATCAATATCAATTAATCCACACAACAAATCTAaa is part of the Impatiens glandulifera chromosome 1, dImpGla2.1, whole genome shotgun sequence genome and encodes:
- the LOC124918488 gene encoding protein indeterminate-domain 16, which produces MEEEEGDERELQLLPSTHNRHKPSSSSSSSRSSSLKFLTKSSSSHPMTSAFSFQYGSSLDLQLSISLPAPRNGRSESGAGSLEKLKWQAAENIRLAAMEKAYAERVREMTRREMELAQSEFARARHVWERAREDVERADKIKEMVTRRLNSTCMEITCQSCRQKFCP
- the LOC124918512 gene encoding 60S ribosomal protein L34, whose translation is MVQRLTYRKRHSYATKSNQHRVVRTPGGKLVYQTTKKRASGPKCPVTGKRIQGIPHLRPTEYKRSRLSRNRRTVNRAYGGVLSGGAVRERIVRAFLVEEQKIVKKVLKIQKAKEKVAAKN